In the genome of Candidatus Eremiobacterota bacterium, the window TGTGGAAGAGGCCTTCCCCTTGCAGCCGCCCACTATTTTGCAGACATCCCCGCTATCGGCATTGACTGTGTCGGCGAATTCATCAGGAGGGGCAGAAAAATTTTCGATGCCCTTGGCATCAAGGAGGTCTCCTTGCAGGAGGGATCTTTTCTGAACTGCGATCTGTCCAAGGGAACCATCTTTTTTCTCGCCGGCACCACTTTTGCGAGCGACACCCTCGCATCGCTCGTAGAGAAACTGAAGCAGCTTGAGGGGAAGAGAACCGTCATCTCCCTTTCGCAGGAGCTGCCAGGCTTCAGGACCCTTCACCGGGGCTACTATGACTTCTCCTGGGGGAAAGGCTCTGCCTATATTCAGGAAAGGGAGGAGCGGGGGCCAGAGGAAGGAGCTTCCCAGGGCCCGGGAGAGCGGCGGGAGAGTCCCTCAGGATTTTGAAAGGAATGAGAGAAGAAGCTTATGGTCTTCCCCTTCCATGCGGGACAGATCGACAGAACTCACAAAATACCCTTCCTCGCTGTCCTGGCCGTTTTTGATGACAGCCCCTTCAAAGGAGAGCAGCTTTTCGGTGGTGCCCAGTTCAATCACCACTACCTCGCCCTGAGGGAACTCACCCGGCGAGGAGAGTTCCAGAGATCTCGCCGTGACGGAGATCACCACTGCCTCGTAGAGAGCCTCTCCGCTTTTCACCGTGCAGGGAACCTGGACTGCCGGGTGAACTGTTGCCTTTGGCGCAAGCCTTGAGGGGACTATCTCCTCCCAGAGGACCTGCGAAGGCACCTTCACGGAAAAGAGAGGAGGCCTGTCTTCAGGCATCACGTCCATCACCTTTGCCTGAAAGCTTCCGAGGAAATTGTCCCTCCTGAAATGGATCGTCACCTCCATGCCGGGCACCAGGGCGCTTTTCTTGAGGACCGGCGGGGGGATCTGGATCTGGATCTTCTGGGGGGACTGGCTCTGGATCCTGGTGATAAATATCTGGGGGTAGGGCTCATCTCTCGGGGAAAGGATTATTTCAACCTCTTCCTCACGCAGAAAAGTGACAGGCCTTTTTTTCAGGAACCGGAAGACCAAGGGGCTCACCTCTGGGAAAGCTGTTTTCTCGCCCTTCGCTGCTGGTAAAGCATGGCATAGCGGAATATCATCTCGCGCTCCTTGGGGCCCACGTCATCAAATTCTATGTCGGTAACACTCTTGCGGGCATCGGAAGGGAGCTTCTGGCTTCCCACTACTTTTCCCTTCGCCTTGATTACCGGTGAGTCCGGGATTTCAAGTTCAAGGTAAAGAAGGGTCTCTTTGGGAATGGGGAGGTTGGTGATTACTTTTATGCCTGTGGCACTTATTTCCTTGGTGGTGGCCGTCTGGAGATGAGCCGTGCTGATTGCCCGGTATTCCACCGACACGGGGATCTCGACGGAAAAATCATTTTCCGTGAAGGGGCTCTTCTCCTCGGCAATATCAGAGGGAATGGTGAGGTCGATCTCCCTGTCGCGCTTCTCAAGTATCTTGGACTTGAAAGTGGAGACGTTGCTTGCGTCAAGAAAAGCTATCAGCACCTCATCTCCTATGGAACAGGGATAAACCTTGCTTCCTTTCTGCGGGGTCTTGAGGGTGAACCGCTTGCGGTCTATCTCGAGGACCACGGTAAAAAAGCTTTCCGTCCCATCCTGGGTCACAAACTCAATCTCCACTTCCTGCTTTGCTTCGAGCTTCAGGCTTGGCTTGCTTTTTTTAAAAAACCCGAAGACCATACCCTTCCCTCCTTGACATCAAAACACCGAAGACCTTGTTCACCCGTAGAAGAACTATTTTATCAGATGGAGATGAGGCCGCTTTTGAGAGGCACCATAGAGAGTGCCTGGCAAGAGCTTTTTCCGGGATTCCTGAATACATATTCTCTCTGCGAGGTAAATCTCCTTTTTCCCCTGCTCACGGTACCGGCTCCTGTGGCGCCCGGCGGGAAAGGCATCTTGTGGCAAAAGAGGAAATCAAGCAAGACCCTAGAATATCACTTTCTGGCAATGAGCGCCAGAAACCGCTCTTGAAGCGGGAATGGCGCGGATTTTTACGGAAAGAGGGAGCACCATGGTAGAATACAGCAGGGCTTATCTCAGGAAATATTACGATAACTTCAAGTTTTTCGACCACGAGTGCGCCGACAAAAGGATCAGGGAGATAAATCTCCGCATAAGGCGCTGCCTTAAATGCCCCGGGAAAGAGCAGTGCAGATGGCACCCTGAGTTCTGGCTCGAGGGCGAGCCTGAGCGCCTCGCAGAAGATGCAAGGCTCAGGACTCTTGAACCTGACGAGCCGGAGGAGCAGGAACCCGAGGAGGAAGACCTCGCATCGTAGGGTCTTCGGGGGGTGATGACGCGGTACTACCGGATGAAAGGCTGTAAGTGGCGTCAATGTCAAGAGAAGAGAGTCACGATGAGACGAAAAAGTCAGGATGGGAATCCTCAAAGCTCCGGAAGCTTAAAGTATACACCTATGTCCAGAACAAGCTGGAATCCCTCATAAAGAAAGATCCCATCCTGGCCGATACCTTCAGCGGCTCAAGGGTTGACCTCAAGAATCCCACGAAAGAGGACTACGACTTCGCCCTTTCCCTCTGCCTCGCGAGGAGCGGAAAGCTCTCCGACGAAGAGACCAAGATTATCCTCAGGAACATCTTCTCCCATGGAATGGGGACTTCATCGCCTGACGAGTATTTTGAAAAGATCATCCAGAAAGCCCATGCCACCCTCCAGGGGACACCTTCCCATGAAAAGCCCGACAGGATGGACCACAAAAACCTTCTCACCGGCACTTCCCTCCACGAACTTTTCAAGGAAGAGATGATGACAAGGCGTGAGCGCCACCGGGCCACAGGGAGATCCTTCCCCGGCCATGACACGGGATTTCCCTTTCTCAACGGGCATCTGGGGGGAATCCAGCCCGGGGCCCTCATAGGAATTGCCGGCACGCCGGGGAGCGGGAAGACAGGCTTTCTGCTGGCGCTTGCACGGGAGCTGGCAAAAAAGGATTCGGTGAAAAGCCTTTTTATAAGCTACCACCAGTCGATGGTCTCCCTCGGAATCGCGCTCCATGCGGCCCTCACGGAGATTCCTCACCAGGAACTCGCTTCAGGCTCATATAACGAGGCGCACTATGAGAAGGCTATGAAAAAGGCACAAGGAGAGCTGGACGCCTGGGGCGAGCTGCTGGTCATCCAGGAGGCTGATGAAACCTTTCACCTCTCGGCCCTGAAGCTCCTTTGCGAGGAAATAAGGCCTTCAGTGCTTTTCCTTGACTCCTTCGAGCAGATTCCCACCGGGAGGTCCATGACCCAGGAGCATCGCTTTGAGGAGCTTTATCCCTCCCTGCGGGGAATGACGAGAGATCTTGGGATTGCCATTGTCTTTTCTGCAACGATTGAAAAGGATCAGGAGGTGGCCCGTTTTGCGTGCTGCG includes:
- a CDS encoding flagellar brake protein encodes the protein MVFGFFKKSKPSLKLEAKQEVEIEFVTQDGTESFFTVVLEIDRKRFTLKTPQKGSKVYPCSIGDEVLIAFLDASNVSTFKSKILEKRDREIDLTIPSDIAEEKSPFTENDFSVEIPVSVEYRAISTAHLQTATTKEISATGIKVITNLPIPKETLLYLELEIPDSPVIKAKGKVVGSQKLPSDARKSVTDIEFDDVGPKEREMIFRYAMLYQQRRARKQLSQR
- a CDS encoding DnaB-like helicase C-terminal domain-containing protein; the encoded protein is MSREESHDETKKSGWESSKLRKLKVYTYVQNKLESLIKKDPILADTFSGSRVDLKNPTKEDYDFALSLCLARSGKLSDEETKIILRNIFSHGMGTSSPDEYFEKIIQKAHATLQGTPSHEKPDRMDHKNLLTGTSLHELFKEEMMTRRERHRATGRSFPGHDTGFPFLNGHLGGIQPGALIGIAGTPGSGKTGFLLALARELAKKDSVKSLFISYHQSMVSLGIALHAALTEIPHQELASGSYNEAHYEKAMKKAQGELDAWGELLVIQEADETFHLSALKLLCEEIRPSVLFLDSFEQIPTGRSMTQEHRFEELYPSLRGMTRDLGIAIVFSATIEKDQEVARFACCDAVLRLYRTTRAPHEEPSNLSLIIEKNRYGRNDLVGVFEFDAPTFTFRERGAISALELP